The following proteins are encoded in a genomic region of Odontesthes bonariensis isolate fOdoBon6 chromosome 19, fOdoBon6.hap1, whole genome shotgun sequence:
- the arl2 gene encoding ADP-ribosylation factor-like protein 2: protein MGLRTILKKMKQKEREMRLLMLGLDNAGKTTILKKFNGEDVSTISPTLGFNIQTLEHKGFKLNIWDVGGQKSLRSYWRNYFESTDGLVWVVDSADRLRLEDCKQELSALLLEERLAGATLLVFANKQDLPGALSKELIREALDLDKIKSHHWCIIDCSAVTGENLLAGVDWLLDDIAARVFNAD, encoded by the exons ATGGGTTTGCGGACAATTTTGAAGAAGATGAAACAGAAGGAGCGCGAGATGAGGCTGCTCATGTT AGGTCTGGACAACGCGGGGAAGACGACCATCCTGAAGAAGTTCAACGGGGAGGACGTCAGCACCATATCTCCCACACTAGGCTTCAACATCCAAACATTGGAGCACAAAGG GTTTAAACTCAATATTTGGGATGTCGGTGGTCAGAAGTCGCTGCGCTCCTACTGGAGGAACTATTTTGAGAGCACAGACGGGCTGGTGTGGGTGGTGGACAGCGCAGACAGGCTCAGACTGGAGGACTGCAAGCAGGAGCTCAGTGCTCTGCTGCTGGAGGAG AGGTTAGCTGGTGCAACGCTGCTGGTTTTTGCCAACAAACAGGACTTACCAGGAGCTTTGTCTAAAGAACTAATAAGAGAG GCATTAGACCTGGATAAAATCAAAAGTCATCACTGGTGTATCATCGATTGCAGCGCCGTTACAGGAGAAAACCTGTTAGCTGGAGTGGACTGGCTTCTAGATGATATTGCTGCAAGGGTCTTCAACGCTGACTGA
- the LOC142369165 gene encoding uncharacterized protein LOC142369165 has protein sequence MTIGKNSRKSSVRSSIRAPKFLDKSSGFYGRLDEPEIATEGLGVMGKEVENGLDDGSREREVVSSSPIVVHNSGADEEVFDFTDGMMEDDGETLLRRKPIRRSSRWRRSSRRKEKEGKGEEEQARHERPSLAMDSPGDSPVLDTRVKIELELEKLRKMQEEKEKAGKGMEPALVHFPAGEDADDQVLIRDKKIGREEEGEEERRMKREQEEGMKLLKKNTVKNYRKAFDRAFRRGWEAFITNLYSVTLTPVASSSPSSSSPSLKKKYQHSSVLAEFQ, from the exons ATGACGATTGGCAAGAACTCCAGGAAGAGCTCAGTTCGCAGCTCCATCCGGGCCCCAAAGTTCCTGGACAAATCCAGTGGTTTCTATGGTCGCCTCGATGAGCCTGAGATTGCCACAGAGGGGTTGGGGGTAATGGGAAAAGAAGTGGAGAATGGGTTAGATGATGGCAGCAGGGAAAGGGAAGTCGTGAGCTCATCTCCTATTGTGGTGCACAACTCGGGGGCAGATGAAGAAGTGTTTGACTTCACTGATGGGATGATGGAGGATGATGGGGAGACTCTCCTGCGCAGGAAGCCCATCCGCCGCAGCAGCAGGTGGAGAAGAAGCTccaggaggaaggagaaggaggggAAGGGTGAAGAGGAGCAAGCCCGACATGAGAGGCCCAGCCTGGCCATGGACAGTCCAGGGGACTCCCCCGTTCTGGACACCCGGGTGAAGATTGAGCTAGAGCTAGAGAAACTGAGGAAGATGcaggaagaaaaggaaaaggctggaaaagggaTGGAGCCTGCTCTTGTTCACTTCCCAGCTGGAGAGGATGCAGATGACCAAGTCCTGATCAGAGACAAAAAGATCggcagagaggaggagggggaagaggaaaggaggatgaagaggGAGCAAGAGGAGGGAATGAAGTTGTTGAAGAAGAACACTGTAAAGAATTATCGCAAG GCCTTTGACCGAGCGTTTCGTCGCGGCTGGGAGGCTTTTATCACCAACCTCTACAGTGTCACGCTCACACCTGTGGCATCCTCCTCGCCATCGTCGTCCTCACCTTCGCTGAAGAAGAAGTATCAGCATAGCTCTGTGTTAGCTGAGTTTCAGTAG